Proteins encoded together in one Sceloporus undulatus isolate JIND9_A2432 ecotype Alabama chromosome 4, SceUnd_v1.1, whole genome shotgun sequence window:
- the IP6K3 gene encoding inositol hexakisphosphate kinase 3 isoform X1: MVVQNNLDLGDTRKGVLLEPFIHQVGGHMSMMKYDDYTVCKPLVSQEQWFYESLPTAMKRFTPQYKGIISVHLKKDGMGNLSLIACPQTDRRSSLDNASKECSMTIWQKLNQANTSNGDHTFVKWNHDHLTSTIKDSCQEEAILQTDLQYQKDVSSLMEDANGNQAEKNSYNPWALHCHKQHLNRMSSKYNENKPHQFLLLENVVSKYKCPCILDLKMGTRQHGDDASEEKKARHIKKCEQSTSASLGVRICGMQVYQADTDQYLCKDKYYGRKLSPEGFRQAIYQFLHNGNNFRTDLVEPILSQLKALLSVIKKQSTYRFYSSSLLINYEGLEKAISLDNHSQDHCQHTSCPISQGNSYPNVDVYMIDFAHTTYKGSRYNQTVYDGPDHGYIFGLENLIKIFQSIPVGE; the protein is encoded by the exons ATGGTGGTGCAGAATAATCTGGACCTTGGGGATACTAGGAAAGGGGTCCTGCTGGAACCATTCATCCACCAGGTTGGAGGCCACATGAGCATGATGAAGTATGATGACTACACCGTCTGCAAGCCCCTTGTCTCCCAGGAGCAATGGTTTTATGAATCTCTCCCCACAGCAATGAAACGATTCACGCCTCAGTACAAAG GTATTATTTCTGTACATCTCAAGAAGGATGGCATGGGCAATCTGAGCCTCATAGCCTGCCCCCAAACAGACAGACGCAGTTCCTTGGATAATGCCTCAAAGGAATGTTCAATGACAATATGGCAGAAACTCAACCAAGCAAACACCAGTAATGGTGACCACACATTTGTCAAGTGGAATCATGACCACCTCACAAGCACCATCAAAGATAG CTGTCAGGAGGAGGCAATACTGCAGACTGACCTTCAGTATCAGAAAGATGTATCGTCACTTATGGAGGATGCCAATGGGAACCAGGCAGAAAAGAACAGCTACAACCCCTGGGCACTGCACTGCCACAAACAGCATCTAAACCGCATGTCTTCCAAGTATAATGAGAACAAACCACATC AATTTCTATTGCTTGAAAATGTGGTATCCAAATATAAATGCCCATGCATTCTGGACTTAAAAATGGGAACCAGGCAGCATGGTGATGATGCATCAGAAGAGAAAAAAGCACGCCACATAAAGAAATGTGAACAGAGTACATCAGCATCCCTTGGAGTCCGTATTTGTGGCATGCAG GTTTACCAGGCAGACACGGACCAGTATCTCTGCAAAGATAAATACTATGGACGGAAACTCTCACCTGAGGGCTTCAGGCAGGCCATCTACCAGTTCCTTCACAATGGGAATAATTTTAGAACAGACCTTGTGGAACCTATTTTGTCTCAGCTGAAGGCTTTGCTATCGGTCATTAAAAAACAGAGCACTTACAGGTTCTACTCCAGCTCACTTCTCATAAACTATGAGGGACTGGAAAAGGCTATTTCTCTGGACAATCACTCACAGGATCACTGTCAGCATACTAGCTGTCCCATTTCACAGGGAAACAGCTATCCTAATGTTGATGTCTATATGATAGACTTTGCTCATACAACATACAAAGGCTCACGGTATAATCAGACTGTCTATGATGGCCCAGATCATGGCTACATTTTTGGTTTAGAAAATCTAATAAAAATTTTTCAGAGTATCCCTGTTGGAGAATGA
- the IP6K3 gene encoding inositol hexakisphosphate kinase 3 isoform X2: MGNLSLIACPQTDRRSSLDNASKECSMTIWQKLNQANTSNGDHTFVKWNHDHLTSTIKDSCQEEAILQTDLQYQKDVSSLMEDANGNQAEKNSYNPWALHCHKQHLNRMSSKYNENKPHQFLLLENVVSKYKCPCILDLKMGTRQHGDDASEEKKARHIKKCEQSTSASLGVRICGMQVYQADTDQYLCKDKYYGRKLSPEGFRQAIYQFLHNGNNFRTDLVEPILSQLKALLSVIKKQSTYRFYSSSLLINYEGLEKAISLDNHSQDHCQHTSCPISQGNSYPNVDVYMIDFAHTTYKGSRYNQTVYDGPDHGYIFGLENLIKIFQSIPVGE, translated from the exons ATGGGCAATCTGAGCCTCATAGCCTGCCCCCAAACAGACAGACGCAGTTCCTTGGATAATGCCTCAAAGGAATGTTCAATGACAATATGGCAGAAACTCAACCAAGCAAACACCAGTAATGGTGACCACACATTTGTCAAGTGGAATCATGACCACCTCACAAGCACCATCAAAGATAG CTGTCAGGAGGAGGCAATACTGCAGACTGACCTTCAGTATCAGAAAGATGTATCGTCACTTATGGAGGATGCCAATGGGAACCAGGCAGAAAAGAACAGCTACAACCCCTGGGCACTGCACTGCCACAAACAGCATCTAAACCGCATGTCTTCCAAGTATAATGAGAACAAACCACATC AATTTCTATTGCTTGAAAATGTGGTATCCAAATATAAATGCCCATGCATTCTGGACTTAAAAATGGGAACCAGGCAGCATGGTGATGATGCATCAGAAGAGAAAAAAGCACGCCACATAAAGAAATGTGAACAGAGTACATCAGCATCCCTTGGAGTCCGTATTTGTGGCATGCAG GTTTACCAGGCAGACACGGACCAGTATCTCTGCAAAGATAAATACTATGGACGGAAACTCTCACCTGAGGGCTTCAGGCAGGCCATCTACCAGTTCCTTCACAATGGGAATAATTTTAGAACAGACCTTGTGGAACCTATTTTGTCTCAGCTGAAGGCTTTGCTATCGGTCATTAAAAAACAGAGCACTTACAGGTTCTACTCCAGCTCACTTCTCATAAACTATGAGGGACTGGAAAAGGCTATTTCTCTGGACAATCACTCACAGGATCACTGTCAGCATACTAGCTGTCCCATTTCACAGGGAAACAGCTATCCTAATGTTGATGTCTATATGATAGACTTTGCTCATACAACATACAAAGGCTCACGGTATAATCAGACTGTCTATGATGGCCCAGATCATGGCTACATTTTTGGTTTAGAAAATCTAATAAAAATTTTTCAGAGTATCCCTGTTGGAGAATGA
- the LOC121928092 gene encoding ubiquinol-cytochrome-c reductase complex assembly factor 2 → MAVTRYRRFLKLCEEWPVEETKRGRDLGTFLRQRVAQAFREGENTQIPDPVTCDEMFESLVRIHTNYYKTKYPRLKDSSFTGVTVEECKMVLATDSLKQMEEAKKGKWTKIREKFSAKPPEEDSK, encoded by the exons ATGGCGGTGACGCGGTACCGGCGGTTCCTGAAGCTCTGCGAGGAGTGGCCCGTGGAGGAGACCAAGCGCGGGCGGGACTTGGGCACCTTCCTGCGGCAGCGGGTGGCACAGGCCTTCCGAGAGGGGGAGAACACGCAG ATTCCTGATCCAGTGACCTGTGATGAAATGTTCGAGAGTTTAGTCAGAATCCACACCAATTATTATAAAACCAAG TATCCACGACTGAAAGATTCAAGCTTCACTGGTGTGACAGTGGAAGAATGCAAGATGGTCCTTGCAACAG ATAGCTTGAAGCAAATGGaagaagcaaagaaaggaaaatggacaAAGATACGTGAAAAATTCTCTGCCAAGCCTCCTGAAGAAGATTCCAAATGA